From one Campylobacter concisus genomic stretch:
- the fliW gene encoding flagellar assembly protein FliW: MIFSVKSPILGFEHIKTMELIELDKFFVKLASKDDETSFTMINPFALRSYEFDIPSYYEDLMEIKESSQLRIYNIIVVALPLEKSTVNFIAPIVCNMDNMTLSQVVLDIAKYPQYGQAEMIENFIQK, encoded by the coding sequence ATGATTTTTAGTGTTAAAAGCCCTATTTTAGGCTTTGAGCATATCAAGACGATGGAGTTAATTGAACTTGATAAATTTTTTGTTAAGCTAGCAAGCAAAGATGATGAGACATCTTTTACAATGATAAATCCTTTTGCATTAAGAAGCTACGAATTCGATATCCCAAGCTATTATGAAGATCTTATGGAGATTAAAGAAAGCTCTCAACTTAGAATTTATAACATTATCGTTGTTGCACTCCCGCTTGAAAAATCAACTGTAAATTTTATAGCTCCTATCGTTTGCAATATGGATAATATGACCTTATCTCAAGTCGTTTTAGACATTGCCAAATATCCTCAGTACGGGCAAGCTGAAATGATAGAAAATTTTATACAAAAATAG